One window of Elaeis guineensis isolate ETL-2024a chromosome 11, EG11, whole genome shotgun sequence genomic DNA carries:
- the LOC105061112 gene encoding putative alpha-L-fucosidase 1, with protein MAAEDAPLVVLFFLFYFTWSVPVHSSRSTPPPLPIPPLPSAAQLRWQLGEMALFLHFGPNTFTDSEWGSGRADPSVFAPAALDARQWARAAAAAGFSRVVLTAKHHDGFCLWPSAYTDYSVRSTPWRGGRGDVVAELASAARVFGIGFGIYLSPWDRHDPSYGKTADYNEYYLGQMRELLTGYGDIQEVWLDGAKGEGEKDMDYLFRCWFALIHQLQPNAVIFSDAGPDSRWIGDENGVANSTCWSLFNQSSVTIGHTDDQYSQGGDPHGHDWVPPECDVSIRPGWFWHSSEHPKSAMALLDIYYKSVGRNCLLILNVPPNSSGLISDEDLQVLHDFTAIRSTIFSINLAQNATVTASNVRGGMSNTHFGPYNVLQQGIYGYWAPEEGETDWTILLDLGQSVAFNVLQVQEPIQMGQRVIKFHVDILRNGRWTTVVCGTTIGYKRLLQFPMVETRFLWFIIDDSRADPLISYIGIYLDPFTVINDLPSTVVHSSFNDTQAIKLSTYKHSGNASIATI; from the exons ATGGCAGCGGAAGATGCCCCTCTCGtcgtcctcttcttcctcttctactTCACTTGGTCCGTTCCGGTCCACTCTTCCCGTTCTACCCCTCCCCCTCTTCCCATTCCGCCCCTCCCCTCCGCCGCCCAGCTCCGTTGGCAGCTGGGCGAGATGGCCCTCTTCCTCCACTTCGGCCCCAACACCTTCACCGACTCCGAGTGGGGTtccggccgcgccgacccctccGTCTTCGCCCCCGCCGCCCTCGACGCCCGGCAGTGGGCtcgcgccgccgccgccgccggttTCTCCCGCGTCGTCCTCACCGCCAAGCACCACGATGGTTTCTGCCTCTGGCCCTCCGCCTACACCGACTACTCCGTCCGCTCCACCCCCTGGCGCGGCGGCCGGGGGGACGTCGTGGCCGAGCTCGCCAGCGCCGCCAGGGTGTTCGGGATCGGCTTCGGGATCTACCTCTCGCCGTGGGACCGCCACGATCCCTCTTACGGGAAGACGGCGGACTACAACGAGTACTACTTGGGGCAGATGAGGGAGTTGCTGACTGG TTATGGagatattcaggaggtttggttGGATGGGGCAAAAGGGGAGGGTGAGAAGGACATGGACTACCTGTTTAGATGCTGGTTTGCACTGATTCATCAGCTCCAACCTAATGCTGTGATTTTCTCTGATGCCGGACCAGACAGCAGATGGATTGGAGATGAGAATGGAGTCGCCAATTCTACTTGCTGGTCTCTTTTCAATCAAAGTTCTGTTACAATCGGTCACACTGATGATCA ATATTCTCAAGGAGGAGATCCACATGGGCATGATTGGGTTCCCCCTGAGTGTGATGTGTCCATCAGACCAGGTTGGTTTTGGCACAGCTCGGAGCATCCGAAGTCAGCAATGGCCTTGCTTGACATATATTACAAGTCAGTAGGCAGGAACTGTCTGTTGATACTGAATGTCCCACCCAATTCATCAGGCCTGATATCTGACGAAGACCTTCAAGTGCTGCATGACTTCACTGCAATTCGGAGCACAATATTCTCCATTAACTTGGCTCAGAATGCCACTGTTACTGCAAGCAATGTGCGTGGAGGTATGAGTAATACACACTTTGGTCCCTACAATGTCCTCCAGCAAGGTATTTATGGTTACTGGGCTCCTGAGGAGGGTGAAACAGATTGGACAATATTACTGGACTTAGGTCAATCCGTAGCATTTAACGTACTGCAGGTCCAAGAGCCAATTCAAATGGGACAGCGAGTTATTAAGTTTCATGTTGATATTTTGAGAAACGGAAGGTGGACAACAGTTGTATGTGGCACAACTATTGGGTATAAAAGGCTGCTTCAATTTCCAATGGTTGAAACTCGGTTTTTGTGGTTCATCATTGATGATTCGCGTGCCGATCCATTGATCTCATACATTGGCATCTACCTGGACCCCTTTACTGTCATTAATGATCTTCCTAGTACTGTtgtgcactcttctttcaatgacACCCAAGCAATTAAGCTATCAACATATAAACATTCTGGCAATGCAAGCATAGCAACAATTTAG